Proteins encoded within one genomic window of Acinetobacter sp. WCHA55:
- a CDS encoding MaoC family dehydratase — MKTRHFSQLPKPYMAYPKVIQGLIFKKPKGEKVLPQVEYVVDSFNIDQKHLKAYNEVCGFKNNGYIPAIYLAVLSQSLQMHMMGQEPFPFPVLGLVHIRNQVKQMRKVGVNETLTLSCKYGALEPHDKGVQFDFITTVKVGNEVVIEALTTYLARQKTDGKTAPKLVEATTPDYQPNAVWEVSENTGRRYAMTSGDFNLIHIHAVTAKAFGFKQAIAHGMWSKARALASITLPDAYEADVLFKLPMYLPSTVDFMTTTEGVNTAFLIRNSKNQKPHVTGQVKAL, encoded by the coding sequence ATGAAGACTCGCCATTTTAGTCAACTTCCAAAACCCTATATGGCTTATCCGAAAGTCATTCAAGGTTTGATCTTTAAAAAACCAAAAGGTGAAAAAGTCTTACCGCAGGTTGAGTATGTGGTGGATTCTTTTAACATCGATCAAAAGCATTTAAAAGCCTATAATGAAGTATGTGGCTTTAAGAATAATGGCTATATTCCTGCGATTTATTTAGCTGTATTATCGCAAAGCCTACAAATGCACATGATGGGCCAAGAGCCGTTTCCATTTCCAGTGCTAGGTTTGGTGCATATTCGCAATCAAGTCAAACAAATGCGTAAAGTGGGTGTCAATGAAACCCTCACTTTGTCATGTAAATATGGTGCACTTGAGCCGCATGATAAAGGTGTTCAGTTTGATTTTATTACCACTGTGAAAGTTGGCAATGAAGTAGTCATCGAAGCCTTAACCACGTATTTAGCACGTCAAAAGACCGATGGTAAAACAGCACCAAAATTAGTTGAAGCAACGACTCCAGATTATCAGCCGAATGCAGTCTGGGAAGTCTCTGAAAACACAGGTCGTCGTTATGCAATGACTTCGGGCGACTTTAACCTGATCCACATTCATGCAGTGACAGCAAAAGCCTTTGGTTTCAAACAAGCCATTGCGCACGGCATGTGGAGTAAGGCACGAGCATTAGCTTCGATCACATTGCCTGATGCTTATGAAGCAGATGTTTTGTTCAAACTGCCGATGTATTTACCGTCAACAGTCGATTTTATGACCACGACAGAAGGTGTAAATACTGCTTTCTTAATTCGAAATAGTAAGAATCAAAAACCGCATGTGACGGGACAGGTCAAAGCATTATAA
- a CDS encoding 3-oxoacyl-ACP reductase, with protein MTDQYQTFAKSPIGKFVIKNLGLPAPTFLDRFESATPVIKGAVLLGAAANSSLSGAIAQVLANVHANSYAGNNPQLQQVAAQVGLNLSAFNAGDKESKFKVVIFDASGIESSEQLNELYNFFNPIARQVAASGRVIVVGTTPETAGSVKKAIAQRALEGFVKSVGKEFKKGIAAHLIYVDAGAEANLESTLRFAASPRSAYVSGQVIRVSKADVVDVDWAKPLAGKTAVVTGASRGIGEAIAHVLARDGAHVICLDVPQQQSDLDRVAGEIGGSTLAIDITANDAGEKIKAAAAAQGGLDIIVHNAGITRDKTLANMKPELWDLVININLSAIERVNDYLLANDGLNANGRIVCVSSISGIAGNLGQTNYAVSKAGVIGVVKFTAPTLTNGITINAVAPGFIETQMTAAIPFAIREAGRRMNSMSQGGLPVDVAETIALFAATASTGLNGNVVRVCGQSLLGA; from the coding sequence ATGACTGATCAATACCAAACATTTGCAAAATCTCCGATTGGTAAATTTGTCATTAAAAATTTGGGTTTACCTGCACCAACTTTTTTAGACCGTTTTGAGTCAGCAACGCCTGTGATTAAAGGTGCTGTTTTACTGGGTGCAGCAGCAAACAGTTCATTATCTGGTGCAATTGCGCAAGTGTTGGCAAATGTCCACGCCAATAGCTATGCGGGTAACAACCCGCAACTACAACAAGTTGCGGCTCAAGTGGGCTTAAACTTAAGTGCATTTAATGCAGGCGACAAAGAGTCTAAATTCAAAGTTGTTATTTTTGATGCATCTGGCATTGAGTCATCAGAGCAACTTAATGAGTTATATAACTTCTTTAACCCGATTGCACGTCAAGTGGCTGCTTCTGGTCGTGTGATTGTGGTAGGCACGACCCCTGAAACTGCGGGTAGCGTTAAAAAAGCGATTGCACAACGCGCGCTTGAAGGCTTCGTGAAGTCAGTCGGTAAAGAATTTAAAAAGGGGATTGCAGCACATTTGATTTATGTGGATGCAGGTGCGGAAGCAAATCTTGAGTCAACTTTACGTTTTGCAGCATCTCCACGTTCTGCTTATGTCTCCGGTCAAGTGATTCGTGTTTCTAAAGCTGATGTTGTAGATGTGGACTGGGCGAAACCACTGGCAGGAAAAACGGCTGTAGTAACAGGTGCGAGCCGTGGTATTGGTGAAGCGATTGCACATGTCTTGGCACGCGATGGCGCGCATGTGATTTGTTTAGACGTACCACAGCAGCAATCAGATCTTGACCGTGTTGCAGGTGAGATCGGCGGTTCAACACTGGCAATTGATATCACAGCAAACGATGCTGGTGAGAAAATCAAAGCTGCGGCAGCTGCTCAAGGTGGTTTAGACATTATTGTGCATAATGCAGGTATTACCCGTGACAAAACTTTGGCAAATATGAAGCCTGAGCTTTGGGACTTGGTCATTAATATTAACTTGTCAGCGATTGAGCGTGTAAATGATTATTTACTTGCGAACGACGGTTTAAATGCCAATGGTCGTATTGTTTGTGTATCATCAATTTCAGGGATTGCAGGTAACCTCGGTCAAACCAACTATGCTGTATCAAAAGCGGGTGTAATTGGTGTGGTTAAATTTACTGCTCCAACGTTGACGAATGGCATTACCATCAATGCTGTTGCACCAGGTTTCATTGAAACGCAAATGACCGCCGCGATTCCATTTGCAATCCGCGAAGCGGGTCGTCGTATGAACTCGATGAGCCAAGGTGGTTTACCGGTAGATGTTGCTGAAACGATTGCTTTATTTGCAGCGACAGCATCGACTGGTTTAAACGGCAACGTGGTGCGCGTTTGTGGTCAAAGCTTGTTGGGTGCTTAA
- a CDS encoding acetyl-CoA C-acetyltransferase, producing the protein MSKTTQENPAVENSATETVSNTSKSTPRRTKSTGTTTQSVNNTTKPTRTRAASTRSKSPASSTNASKPKTQTAVQQDQTMSQNTVRRVAIIGGNRIPFARSNGAYFTASNTDMFTAALNGLVERFNLQGQRLGEVVAGAVLKHSRDFNMTRECVLNTALAPETPAYDIQQACGTGLQAAFLVANKIALGQIEVGVAGGVDTTSDAPIAFGDGLRKALLELNIAKTGKDRLKALTKINLKDLMDAPKNGEPRTGLSMGDHQAITALEWGIAREAQDELAASSHQKMAAAYEEGFFDDLITPFLGLERDNNLRADSTVEKLAKLKPAFGKGDARTMTAGNSTPLTDGASCVLLASEEWAKANGHEVLAYLTFQETAAVDFVEKKEGLLMAPAYAVPRMLERAGLKLQDFDYYEIHEAFASQVLSTLKAWEDPKFCKDRLGLDAPLGSIDRTKLNIKGSSLAAGHPFAATGGRIIATAAKLIHQKGSGRVLVSICAAGGQGVTAIIEK; encoded by the coding sequence ATGAGCAAAACAACTCAAGAAAATCCAGCAGTGGAAAATTCTGCTACGGAAACCGTGTCAAATACATCAAAAAGTACACCGCGTAGAACTAAAAGTACTGGCACGACAACCCAATCAGTAAATAACACGACTAAGCCGACTCGCACTCGTGCTGCGTCAACTCGTAGTAAAAGCCCTGCTTCTTCTACAAATGCTTCAAAACCAAAAACTCAAACTGCTGTTCAACAGGATCAAACCATGAGTCAAAACACTGTTCGCCGCGTGGCTATTATCGGTGGTAACCGTATTCCTTTCGCTCGCTCAAATGGCGCATATTTCACCGCTTCAAATACAGATATGTTCACAGCAGCGCTAAACGGTCTTGTTGAACGTTTTAACCTTCAAGGTCAGCGCCTTGGTGAAGTGGTTGCTGGTGCTGTACTTAAGCACAGCCGTGACTTTAACATGACCCGTGAATGTGTACTAAACACTGCACTTGCGCCAGAAACACCTGCTTACGATATTCAGCAAGCATGTGGTACTGGCTTACAAGCAGCATTCTTAGTTGCCAACAAAATCGCACTGGGCCAAATTGAAGTAGGTGTTGCTGGTGGTGTAGATACCACTTCTGATGCACCAATTGCATTTGGTGATGGTTTACGTAAAGCATTGCTTGAACTCAACATTGCAAAAACGGGTAAAGACCGTTTAAAAGCTTTAACCAAAATCAACCTAAAAGACTTAATGGATGCGCCTAAAAATGGTGAGCCACGTACAGGTTTGTCTATGGGCGATCACCAAGCCATTACTGCGCTTGAATGGGGTATTGCACGTGAAGCGCAAGACGAACTTGCTGCATCTTCACACCAAAAAATGGCTGCGGCTTACGAAGAAGGTTTCTTCGATGACCTGATCACACCATTCTTAGGTTTAGAACGTGACAACAACTTACGTGCTGACTCTACGGTTGAAAAACTTGCTAAGCTCAAACCAGCTTTTGGTAAAGGCGATGCCCGTACTATGACTGCAGGCAACTCAACACCACTTACGGATGGTGCATCTTGTGTACTTTTAGCATCTGAAGAATGGGCGAAAGCAAACGGTCACGAAGTCCTAGCTTACTTAACCTTCCAAGAAACAGCTGCTGTTGATTTCGTTGAGAAAAAAGAAGGCTTATTGATGGCACCTGCTTATGCAGTTCCACGTATGCTTGAGCGTGCTGGCCTTAAACTTCAAGACTTTGACTACTACGAAATTCATGAAGCATTTGCGTCGCAAGTACTTTCTACGTTGAAAGCTTGGGAAGATCCAAAATTCTGTAAAGACCGTTTAGGTTTAGATGCTCCACTCGGTTCAATTGACCGCACTAAACTCAACATCAAAGGTTCTTCACTTGCAGCAGGTCACCCATTTGCTGCAACTGGTGGTCGTATCATTGCCACTGCTGCGAAGTTGATTCACCAAAAAGGTTCAGGTCGCGTACTGGTTTCAATCTGTGCTGCAGGTGGTCAAGGTGTGACAGCAATTATTGAAAAATAA